TCGAGCGCGAACTGATCCAGGACGGTCTGGTGCTCCGCTTCAAGCCGGACGCCGCCGGCTCCGTGGACGGGCTCAGCGGAGAGGAGGGCACCTTCCTCGCGTGCTCGTTCTGGCTCGCCGACGTGTACCAGATGATGGGGCGCTTCGAGGATGCCCGGCGGCTGTTCGAACACCTGCTGTCCTTGAGCAACGACCTGGGCCTGCTCGCCGAGGAGTACATGCCGAAGCTGCGCGCGCAGCTGGGCAACTTCCCGCAGGCGTTCAGCCACTTCTCGCTCGTCAACGCGGCCTACATCCTCACCGAGCCCCGCGCCTGACCCGGCTCCCGGGCCTTCTTCGGGAGGCCCGGGAGCTCCAGGGCGCGAACCTCGTTCAAGCAGCGCGCGCTCGAACTGCCTTTGCGTGCCAGCTCTCCGTGTGCTAGACACTGAACCACATGGTTCAGTATTCAAATGCCGGCCTCGATGCTTCGTTCGCCGCGCTCTCCGACGCCACCCGACGCGGTGTTCTGGAGCAGCTGGGGCGTGCGGAGGCCTCGATCACGGACCTCGCCGAGAAGTTCAACATGACCCTCACGGGCATGAAGAAGCACGTCGGTGTCCTGGAGCGGGCCGGGCTCGTGAGCACGGAGAAGGTCGGGCGCGTGCGGACCTGCAAGATCGGCCCGCGCCGGCTGGAGGAAGAGATGGCGTGGCTCGAGCGGTACCGCCAGCTCTGGGACGCACGCTTCGACGAGTTGGACAGGGTTGTCGAGGAATTGAAACGGAAGGAACAGGTCGATGGACGCAAGAAGAGAGAGTGAGCCCACACCCATGAAGAACCGCACGACCGTGGAGCGGAAGTCCGAGCGTGAGACCGTCGTCACGCGGACTTTCAATGCTCCGGCACGCATCGTGTTCGAGGCGTGGACAAAGCCCGAGCTGTTCAAGAAGTGGTGGGTGCCGAAGTCGATGGGAATGACCCTGGTTTCCTGCGAGATGGATGTTCGTACCGGGGGCACGTACCGTCTGGTGTTCGGCCAGGGGATGGCGTTCTTCGGTAGGTACACCGAAGTGACACCGCACTCGCGCCTCGTCTGGACCAATGAGGAAGGGGGTGACGATGCGTCCGTCACCACGGTGACCTTCGAGGAAAAAGAGGGCAAGACGCTGCTGGTCGTGAGCGAGCTCTACCCCTCGAAGGAAGCTCTCGACGCTGCTGGCGGGGCGGCGGAGGCGCTGGTCGAGACGTTCCAGCAACTGGACGAGCTTCTCGTCACCCTGGGCGCGAGCGCAGGACGGGCCTGAAGTCCTCGTTCCCGCAGTCGGCCGCCTGGCTCTTCACTCCTCGACGACGAGAGCGTGAAGCCAGGCGAGCCAGGGATTGACAGGTTCCGCGGCCCGCTCTCGCGGCTCAGCCGTACAGCTCGCTCAGCGGTCCCGGCGCGATGCGCGTGCTGCCCTCCTGCCCGAAGGTGTTGAAGTCCGCGTCTCCGAACGCGTGGCCGAGCGTGTTGAAGAGGTTGGAGACCTGCCGGTTCCGGGGCGCGTCGTACTTCGGGTACACGACCGTGCGCCCGTCGGTCTTCAGGCCCAGCGCGTTGCCGCCCACCACGAGCTTCGGCCACTCACGCGAGGTGGAGTGGTGCTGCTCGCCGTTGTCGGACATGAAGACGATCGCCGTGTGATCCAGCATCGAGCCGCTCGCGCCGACCTCGGGCGTGGCGGCCAGCGTCCTCGCCAGGTTCGCCACCAACTGCACGTGGCGGCGGGTGACCTCGGCGACGCGCTCCCAGTTCTGCCCCGCATCCAGGCCGTGCTGCAAGCTGTGTCGCGGGACGTCGCTCACGTCCGGGCCGTAGGCCACGTCGAAGCCCGAGGTGCCCGTCGCCAGCACGACCGTGTTCGTCAGCCCGCCCAGGAGGGCCGCCGTGGCGATCTGGAACTGCGCCTCGAACCACTTCAGCGAGTCGGGCGGTGAGCCCGCGCCGGTGAGGAGCGGGTTGTCCTTCGGCGCCAGCGGCAGGTAGGGCCGCACGCGGTCCGCCATGCCCGCGAGCTGATCCTCCCGCGTGCGCAGCGACTCGAGCGAGGAGAGGTAGCGCTCCAGTTTCAGCCGCTCGTTGGAGTTGCCCCTGAACTCCGCCAGCGCCTTGCGCGAGTCGGCCAGCGCGAAGTCGAAGAGCATCTGGCGATCGCGCCCATTCGTCGAGCCGCCGAGCAGCGAGCCGAAGGTGCTGTCGAACGCGAGCGACGGATTGACGATGATGCCCGCGGGCTTGCGGGGTCCGAGCGCACAGGTTTCGTACACGATCGACACGCGCGCGGAGCTGGTGCCCAGGCGCAGCACGTCGAACGGCGCACCCCGGCGCAGCCGAGGTGCGATCACCGCGTCGAAGGTCGCGCCCGCGCCGTTCACCGCGCAGCTCAGCCCGCCCGTCCCGCTGGAGTGCCCGCCGCCCGCGATGAGGTTCGAGAGCCCCAGCAGCACGGCGGAGCGGTTCACCAGGTCGAGGTTGCCGGAAGACCCCGCCAGCGGCCCGAGGCTGATCGCGCTGGCGAGATTGTCGCCCTCACGCACCAGCGGCGTGTCCTTGTACGCGTCCCAGAAGAGGCGGTCGGAGGTGTTGGCGCGTCCCCCCAGCGCCGCGCGCGTGCCCGTGCTCAGGAGCGCGCGGGGGTAGACGCCATTGCACTCGAGGACCAGCACCAGGCGCGCCGGCAACGCTGACGACTGGGCGTAGACGTCGTGGAAGTAGGGCGCGAAGAGGCCGGCGGCCATGCCCTTCAGGACGGTTCGTCGCGAGAACATGGCAGTCACTCTCCAGCCTGCGGCACACGCCGCGTCTTCCAGGTGTCGCTGGTCATCAGCGTGGTCAGCATCTTGGAGAACGAGCCGTTGTTCTGATCATAGGCCTGCTCCATCTGCGTCAGCGTGCAGGCGTCGCTCAGGTTCTCCGGGCGTCCCATGAAGTAGCGGAAGGCCTGTCGCACGAAGCAGCGTTTCACGTGCCGCGAGTTCGCCAGGCGCTCGCTCAGCTCCACCGCGTCGCGCACCGGACCGTCCAGCGCGGGGTCCGGCATCGACGTGAGCGTCGAGCTTCCGTCCGGCGTGGTCCAGCCTCCGCTGGGCGAGTGATCCCGCGCGCGCAGGAAGCCCGCGTGGTTGTAGATCTCGAAGGGCAGGCCGAGCGGTTCCATCAGACGGTGACAGCCCTGACACTGCGAACCGGCGGTCGCCTCCTGCAGGCGGCGGCGCGCGTTCTTGTCGGCGGCGTGAGCGCCGACCTGGGCTGCCACCTGCACGCTGCTGAGCGGCGGGACGAAGCCGCACAGGAGGTTCTCGCGCACCCACTTGCCGCGGTGGACGATGGACGGATCGTCCTCGAAGTTGCCGCCGTGCGCGGCCAGCCACACCGGGTGGGTCAGCACCCCCGCGCGCTCCGTGGCAGGCAGCGTCTTCCAGCGGCCCGCGACGGTCGCCGGGAGGATCTCGCTGACGTTGTAGGGGTGCGAGAGGCCCTTGTGCGAGTCGTAGGCCGCGTTCTGCATGGAGGGCACGTAG
This DNA window, taken from Corallococcus coralloides DSM 2259, encodes the following:
- a CDS encoding DUF1552 domain-containing protein, with amino-acid sequence MFSRRTVLKGMAAGLFAPYFHDVYAQSSALPARLVLVLECNGVYPRALLSTGTRAALGGRANTSDRLFWDAYKDTPLVREGDNLASAISLGPLAGSSGNLDLVNRSAVLLGLSNLIAGGGHSSGTGGLSCAVNGAGATFDAVIAPRLRRGAPFDVLRLGTSSARVSIVYETCALGPRKPAGIIVNPSLAFDSTFGSLLGGSTNGRDRQMLFDFALADSRKALAEFRGNSNERLKLERYLSSLESLRTREDQLAGMADRVRPYLPLAPKDNPLLTGAGSPPDSLKWFEAQFQIATAALLGGLTNTVVLATGTSGFDVAYGPDVSDVPRHSLQHGLDAGQNWERVAEVTRRHVQLVANLARTLAATPEVGASGSMLDHTAIVFMSDNGEQHHSTSREWPKLVVGGNALGLKTDGRTVVYPKYDAPRNRQVSNLFNTLGHAFGDADFNTFGQEGSTRIAPGPLSELYG
- a CDS encoding SRPBCC family protein; amino-acid sequence: MKNRTTVERKSERETVVTRTFNAPARIVFEAWTKPELFKKWWVPKSMGMTLVSCEMDVRTGGTYRLVFGQGMAFFGRYTEVTPHSRLVWTNEEGGDDASVTTVTFEEKEGKTLLVVSELYPSKEALDAAGGAAEALVETFQQLDELLVTLGASAGRA
- a CDS encoding ArsR/SmtB family transcription factor; this translates as MVQYSNAGLDASFAALSDATRRGVLEQLGRAEASITDLAEKFNMTLTGMKKHVGVLERAGLVSTEKVGRVRTCKIGPRRLEEEMAWLERYRQLWDARFDELDRVVEELKRKEQVDGRKKRE